A window of Elephas maximus indicus isolate mEleMax1 chromosome X, mEleMax1 primary haplotype, whole genome shotgun sequence genomic DNA:
aaaacccaTCATTTCTAAAGGCTGGTTTCTCCgtttgtccctttcttttctctgtctgcCCTGAGATCCCCGACAGTTTACAGCTTCTGCTGGCTCAGGAATGCTGGCGGCGTAGAATTAATATAAGTACACACAGACACTCTAACACAAGTGCATGTAAAACTGATGAAATATCAGTTAGCTCTGTGGATTCAATCAGTGTCAGTTTCCTAGTTACAGTATTGTGCTATAGTAACACAAGATATGTTATCACTGGGAAAAGGTAGGTCAAGGGACCTCCGTGTATgttttttgcatctttttttttgtagatcaataaaaactatcccctgaagtcttctttgaaccaaaccgtagtttagcttaattagtaaagtatgtctgccttgagcattgtgctcttttaaagagttctttatgtagaaacagcaactcgaaaggttagatgagaaggttatggggcagtgagtttatgttaacagtgtggaataatttggaaaaggacagcaaggatggttgcacagcttgaagaatgttatcagtgtcactgaactgtacatgtagaaatggttgaaatggTGTAGCTattttctgtattgtatattttcaccaaaaataataataattattattatttcaaaataaaatttattatttcaaaataaaaagttagaaaaaaactCACAGGCtttgtgaggaaactgaggttaggGACTCAACACTCAAAAACTTTGTCCGTGACACATTAAATATAAGATAGGAATCTAATAAAATGGTAGCACTGTTTTAGACTTCTTAAATAATtaagaaatacataaatacagATTAATATGGTATTTTACTTGACAAAGACCTGATGTTTGCCTGTAGAAGTGGTCATTGGAAGGGTTGCTGCTTGTGAATTACTACAAGATAATGAAAAGGTTACCTGAATCAGACAGAAAGTTCTAATATGAGATACAGATCGCTGTGGCTCATAACACATGCCATGAACTGCTGGAGCAGGTAGATGTTTGAGGGACGTGCATGTGTGTATTTTGTGTAATGTTATGCAGTTCAGTTCAATTTTTcgtttcttttattgcttgtgcttttggtggcatatctaagaaatcactgcttaacccaaggtcaaaagatttactcctatgtCTTCTTAtaagattgtcatggattgaattgtgtcccccaaaaatgtgtgtcaacttggctaggccacgattcccagtattgtgagattgtccaccattttgttctctgatgtgattttcctgtgcattgtaaatcccacctctacgATGTTATGGGGGggggttagtggcagttaggttaatgacgcagaactcaatctataagattaggttgtgtcttatgtcaaactcttttgagatataaaagagagaagaaaacggagagacaggaggacctcataccacccagaaagcactGCTGGGGGCACAGCGCGTCCTttcgacctgaggttcctgccctgagaagctcctagtccagaggaagactgatgacaagggcctcaagggccttcccccagagccgatagagaaagaaagactgccctggagctgacaacctgaatctggacttctagcctcctagactgcgagagaataaactcctctttgttaaagccatccacttgtggtatttctgttacagcagcgctagataactaagacaaagagttttatatattttacatttagatctgatACACTTTGTGTATGGGGcaaagttgttgttattgttgggtgccatcaagccacCTATACAGGGAAGACAGGATGATGACCCCTGTTGACTGTCAGTCCCACCAGAGCCCTGAATTAGGAGGGAGCCCCAGGTGAGAGTGGGGGATGCAGGGGGTAAAGAGAGAGAATAGGGGTGAAGTGGGCAGAGAACTACTGGGCCCTCTCTGGGTGCCTGCCCTGTGCTGGGCCCTTCAGGACCCCAGGATGGTTCTAACCAAGAGCATTGCTGGCTCTCAGCTGCAGACAGGAGCAGGCTGGGGGCTGCCCAGGGAGTACAGGCCTGAAGGCCTGCGATTTACCAGCTCCCTCCCCATCCGTGGGCACCAGGGTTGCCCCTCCACCGGAGCCCTCCTTCCCCATTGTTTCTGGGCCTCAGGGGAGGGTCCACAGTGGACCCCTTCCAGAACTGACCCTGAAGAGCCTGCCTTTTATAAATGATtgtccacctcccccaccccgagGGCATCTTACACACGAGGGAGGGGGACCCTGACggaaagaagaaaatacttgCCTCTCACAAGTGAGTCATCTCCAGACGTTTTTACCTGACATGGTGATGGACTTTTATAAGCAGTAATTTTAATGCACATCCTGTATACAGTATATCAATATGGGCACAAACAAGCAATGTAATTTTCTGGAAATAGCGATCCATGGAATTCAGAAAGTACTGTGCACCTGTTTAAAACAACTAGGTGGTGCAATATGTACTGAGAAGAAAAGATGTTCTGTGTGACAATGAGTGAAATAAACAAGACATATCACCTGCAAGTTCCCATGATTCACTCCCCAGCTCCTCCCAGCTCATCCCATCCCCACCCGCTCCCAGAACTCACTTCTGAGCCCACTCAAGGTTCATCCCAGACTGGGCAGTGAACGCTGCCACCATTTCCTGCTGCTGCTGGGAGAGGGTGGGTAGAGAGCTGGAGGAGGTGTGGGCACTGGGGTGAAGAAGGCACCCTGGGTCTCTATGGGGCTGCTGTCCCTCACACACAGTTGGTCATTCACGATGCATAGGCTGGAGGAAGAATGGGCCCTCAGACAGCTGGACAGACAGACAATCCCATATCCCCAACAAGGATCCTGCTCCCACTCAGCAACTACTTTCCTTCCATCCCCTGTTCCGCCTGCCTCCTACATTCCTTGACTGGTACCCTTTCCCCTCCCACAGAACCTGCCTTTGGAGAACTAACTCCCAGCTGCACTAGATTCATAGGTTTACTCCCAACCCAGGGAGAGTTGCACACCCGCTTTTACCTTTACCCTTGACAACTGCCCAAGAAGGTGGATACTCTAATCCCCATATTTAGAGGAGGGcactgagtcacagagaggtcatgtaacttgaccaaggtcacacagctggtgaatGCTGGGGTCAGGGTGAGAACCAACCCTCTATTCCAACATCAAAACCTACACTATTAACCACTGGGCTAGACTGCTCCTGGGATCTACCTTTTGGTATTCTGCAgtattgaggaaaccctgaggaATGCACCATCACCTTCCTACACCACTGGCCCCAGGCTCGGATGGGTGTTCCCACATGGTACCTACAACACAGCACTTACCTGAAGTTGCTGGAAGGAGTAGCAATGAAGATCCGGGTGAAGGCACGAACATGAGCCTGACACATTCCTTCCACTTCAAGGACAATAAACAACAATTCCCCTCAGAGATGCCCGTGCTTTACACACTCACCAGCAGCTTTCCCCAATCATAGTCTTACCTGATACTCCTGTGGCACCCTGAAGGGGGCCAGACAGGGACAAGTGCCCACTGGGAGTCAGGAGGGGGTGTCGGCAATGGGGAGGGCAACCACAGCAACAATCACCTCCCAGCGAAAGggccctactctgtgccaggccctgtgacacactcttcacaagttcATGTGACCTGTTTTTCACAGCACCCCAAGAGATGGGTATTACTACCCCCCATTTTACAAACGAGGAGACTGAGAGGTAAGCAAGTATCCCAAGGTGTCAGAGTGAGGGACTGGGATGAGAGCCATGAAACTCTACAGCCTGTATCCCTAACCCCTGGGCTGTGCTGGGGCAGACAGGTATGGGGGTAGGTCAGACCAGGTGGgtaggaggcagggtgggagctgGGGAACTCAGAGGGAATAGGAAGTGAAGAGATCAGGGAAGCCTGGAGAGTTCTGAGAGGGAGCCTGTCAGGGGAGGGAGCACTAATGGACATGGGAAGGGACTCTACAGACACTCACCCTCCTTGAAGGCACCGCTGACAGAAAAGCAGAGCATCTTTTCCTGAAAGAGTAAAACAGCTCAGGCCCCCAGGGTCCCCCTAACCTCCTACACACCTCTGCCCTCTGGGCCAGCATCAGGGAGGAAGCAGGTGCTCACCGTCTGGACACACATGTCCACCACCAAGGAGCTGATGTCATGCTCGGTTCTGGGCAATACACTGAGGGAGTCAACAATGTCATGTTTTGTGTGTTTCAGCAACTGAACCCGCAGGACTGTCGGGGGAGGAAAGAGAAGGTCAGGGGTTGCCTCACTCACCTGGCCCTACAACTGAACCCTTCATACCTCCTGTCCCCCCTTTTTCCCCCTTATACACTTACCGGGGTCCTTGAGCTTCTTTATATTCCTGCTCCCCTTAGAGTATTTGTCCAAGCAGCTTctaggagaaaaagaggaagaagaggtggAAGACTGGCCAGTGTCTACTGGGGAGTCATAGGGCCCAGGGCTGACACTGCCATACTCACGGAATCAGGTCCTCAGGGTTGAAGGGAAGGGTCAGCGAGAAGCAGGCCTCGTCATGGTAAGCATCCAGGAGACCCAGCCTGTCCCCATAGTCATAGACCCAGTAATACCTGTGGGGAAGCAAAGGGGACAGGCTGTCTGTGTTCTGCACCCCTAAATGGACTTGAAAGCCCCCCATGAGCAGGCCTGTGCCTGGGCGACCCAGCCCATCCCATCCCTCCCTGCCTTGGGGTCCCAGAGGTACTTACTGCTGCAGGAATCGTAAGATTAGATTCTTCAGGGTCTCAGATCCGAAGATGCTTCcctggaatcaaaatggttctAAGGACCATGGATGTTATCCtctcctcacccacccaccccccaccctgcttGATCCCACCTCCTCACCCTGCAGACTGGTAACTTCTTGGATGCTTCAATGCCAAAGACAATGGGTAGGGGTACCTCGTGGTTGTcctgggggagggaagaggaagtcAGCAGTGCAGACAAGGGAGGTGGCACTGAATGGTCAAGGAAAAGGATGGGCCCAGCAGAGGGTAAGGGTCAGAGGTCAGGGTGAAAGGGCCTTGGATGTTCCATGGGCAAGACTACTGTGATGTCTTAACCAGGGGCTCCCAGAAGCCTGTGGAGAACAGCAGAGAAGATCCATAGACTTTATCAGGTTCCCTCATGGGTCAGTCCCACATGAGGATTAGGGGTCAGATCCAAAAATCTAACCAGGTCAAGATCTAAGGAACTCATGGCAGGTTGTGAGTGTTGTCTGTACCAGCTAGAGGAGTCAAGGATAAAGGAAGACACTTACCAGGTGTAATAACTTGGGGAACAATTCCAGGATGGAGCTGTCAAATATAAGACAACACAGAAAAGCATGTAACGACACAGCCGGCCCACCTCATGGAGGCAAGCAAGCCTACTCAGGAATACACCCACATGTGTCCCACCTATATTCCCGTGCCACCACCCCTCCTGGACCCTGGGGACCTCCCCTGTGGACTCGACCAGTGAGAGCTAGTGGGCACTCTCTCCATACTCCTCTCCTCCCACCTTCCTCCTGGGAAGCGCCCACAGGAGGGCCCTGACCCTTTCCTCCAATGACACAGAAGCAGCATGTGGAGCCCAGGCTCCAGGGATGccttcccctccctgcctcaCTTACCTCCCTCCAAGTCCCCAGGGAAGGCTctggagggaggaggggggaaTGGGGTGGGGCCCAAGGCTCTGCTCCCTCACCAGGTGTCCAGTGCTCTGCCAGGCCTGGCCCTGGACAACACCAGGACATCCCCAGGGATGGCCCCGGACACCGGGGAGGGCGATGGGTGAGGCAGGCTCAAGAGACAGGGAGGGGGTAAGGACAGAAAGGGAGTGCAGGTAGGGAGGGGAGACATAAGAGAATGGAGATTAAAGAGAAAGACAAAGCCAAGGAAAGGCAAGGGGGAGAAGTTTACTGTGGGTGGAGGAGTTAGGGAGAAATGGGGAAGGAAGGGGGAAATGGCTCCCATGCTGCCACCCTATCCTTCATCTCTCCCTGGCTGGCACTGGGGAcaaggaagaaatggaaaacaggTACTCGTTGGGCTAGGGCCCAATGGCCTTTGTCACCTCTGTGATGCTATCTGACCTGGGCATGGGAAACAGAGTAGCCAATGGGGCAGGAGACCTTCCCCAGGAGGAAAGGTTCAGGTAAAGGCACAGCATGGGGTTCAGGGTCTGTGGCCCCTCTTCCAAGTGTCACCTTCTCCCCTGATAGCCCCTATACAGCTATGCCTGTCTTAGTTGGTCCCTTGCCTGAGAAATCAGGCCACCTTGGTCTACCCAGTGTTCCTCTGAAGGACCAGGCCAGGTGCCGTGACATGGTAGAGGGAGGGGGCAGTGCCCATGATAGGACTGACCCGGTCTCCTCACCCGCCTTTGCCCTCTGCCTTCCACACTTGGCACCTGCCTCGGGATGCCCTTTGCTCACTGGAGGTGACCTGCTTCTGACCCTTGACTCAGGGAACCCAGCTTTCTCCCCCAGGAAGGCCCAGTTCCCTCATTGAGCCAGAGGAACAAATGTCATGATAAAGCTGCCCCCGGGCCTCAGCCCTCAGCATGGGGCAAGAAAGCACCAATGTTGGCCTGGGGCAGGTCGGGGGACCCTTTTGAAGCAAGGGAGACAGGGCCTATCACTGGATGGGAAGAGAAGCCCCATCTCAGCTCAGAGGCAGGAAGGCCTGTCTCAGCAGGAGGCCCTGGTCAGGAGGAGCCTTCACCGTCCAGGGCACCAGGATCTCGCTCCAGGCAGCCCCAGTGGATGAGCAAGGCACAGTCTCCACACTCCTAGTCCTGGGGAGTAAGGGGAAGCTCTGCTTCCTAGAGCACATTCAGGAGAAGCCATGCCAGAGAAGGCTGGGTGCAGAGAGGCAGGAAACAGGCACCAGCCCAGGGGAGCAGTGAGCAGGCCAGAGGAAGGCAGGTACATCTCTAAGCAcaggtaagagagagagagaggacaggACAGGGCACGTGGTCCTCCCAGAGGTCCGAGACTGCAGCCTCTTGCAGATGGGCACTGTcaggggcagctcaggctgccagGGGGCAACAGAGGGCACAACTGACCTTATGTTGGTGGACTTATCTGGGAAGGTTGTGCACAGAGGGTTTCTGTCTGCACACATCTCTTCTGACTCCAGCGCTTCCACCTTGTCCAACTCCCCTTCAGACTTAACCTGTAATTATGACAAGGGAACAGGAATAGGGAGAGATCCAGAGGGCCCTGCACCCCAGATCCACCCTCTCCCACACATGGCCTTGCCTAACTCTTGTCCTCACCCTAATGAGCCCTGCCACCTTCCCTTTAAACACTGCTCTGGCTATCGCTTCTCACCTCATTTTTGGAGAGGTTCAGGCTCTTGAGGTTGGGAGCCTTCTGCATGGTGTTGGGCAGGCCAACCAGCTTGTAGGATGTGTTGTTGCTCGAGTTGAAGGACAAAAGCTGTGATGAGAGAAGAGCTGGACTGAAGGTCTAAGAGGTGACATCTGGGACACATATGCCCTCCACCCCATCTGTCCCATGTTCCCTCTCAGCACTGGGTCTAAGGCCTCACCTTGGGCGCATTCCCTTCATGGATCTGCAGGGATTCAGCCATGCAGTTCCTAAGATTTGGCCCCATTTCAATATCATGGGTCATCACGTCTTCAGGAAGCCAGGAGGAGGGAATCAGAAGGATGAGAGGGGCCTGGCTGGAGCAGCCCCAGCACCAATACCTCCCTCAGTTGCCCTCTACCTTCCTTCTGCCTGCACCTGCCCTAGAATTACTGCTGTCACTCATATGTGGATCTGAGTGGAGTCTCTGGTGGTCAAGAGCTTGCTGGGGGACTTCATATCCTTTGATCTTGGTCACCTGCACAGACAGAGACGTGGGTCAGTGACTTTGATGCCGAGGTGGTGGAGGGGGAAAATGATGAGGGAAGAAGCGGTGGGTCTGGGTGTGTGCACACATATCTTCAGTCTGCATTACCTTTATGAGTttcacttttcctgactttagccCCTTCTGctcagagtagggtagggtagagggGCTGACAAAGAGAGACATCTGCAGAGAAGTGCGTTTGGGTAAGTTCCAGGAACTCTGAAACCCAAAATCAAGAAGACCCATCCCCTAGCCTGCCCTCCTGGCCCTAGCTAGCCCTGGCcatgccctgacacacacccttccgtTATCTTCATTGCAAATCATGCTGTTGACTTTcttcaactcgaaggcaatgctGGCACTCTTGACAAAGACCTTGGTATGCATTTTCTGACACTGAGACTTTAGAGAGAGGGAGGGGCAAGAGAAATACAACATGAGGCCAGACTTCCTGCTCAGCCT
This region includes:
- the LOC126069642 gene encoding LOW QUALITY PROTEIN: nuclear RNA export factor 2-like (The sequence of the model RefSeq protein was modified relative to this genomic sequence to represent the inferred CDS: inserted 1 base in 1 codon), producing MSDAHVSPGVRYTPYTIPTYCQRGSCHRGGQTHGDMERERKPPQEGMQGNRQDGTSRSWFKVTFPSGVKYDEKCLQNLIKSLCSIPFNLIQSQCQKMHTKVFVKSASIAFELKKVNSMICNEDNGRMSLFVSPSTLPYSEQKGLKSGKVKLIKVTKIKGYEVPQQALDHQRLHSDPHMSDSSNSRADVMTHDIEMGPNLRNCMAESLQIHEGNAPKLLSFNSSNNTSYKLVGLPNTMQKAPNLKSLNLSKNEVKSEGELDKVEALESEEMCADRNPLCTTFPDKSTNISSILELFPKLLHLDNHEVPLPIVFGIEASKKLPVCRGSIFGSETLKNLILRFLQQYYWVYDYGDRLGLLDAYHDEACFSLTLPFNPEDLIPSCLDKYSKGSRNIKKLKDPVLRVQLLKHTKHDIVDSLSVLPRTEHDISSLVVDMCVQTEKMLCFSVSGAFKEVEGMCQAHVRAFTRIFIATPSSNFSLCIVNDQLCVRDSSPIETQGAFFTPVPTXSSSSLPTLSQQQQEMVAAFTAQSGMNLEWAQK